From one Oceanivirga salmonicida genomic stretch:
- a CDS encoding DNA adenine methylase has translation MIDNVSVSPFIKWAGGKSALLDDIRKLYPIGLGTKINKYCEPFIGGGAVLFDILSNY, from the coding sequence ATCATAGATAATGTTTCAGTCTCACCATTCATAAAATGGGCAGGTGGAAAATCAGCTCTACTTGATGATATTAGAAAATTATACCCTATTGGACTTGGAACTAAAATAAATAAGTACTGTGAGCCATTTATTGGTGGTGGTGCTGTTCTTTTTGATATACTATCAAATTATGA